One window from the genome of Moraxella nasibovis encodes:
- the dnaN gene encoding DNA polymerase III subunit beta, protein MKLTINRDILINAISLVAKAADKHHRIGPILANIKFVLTQDVLTLVASDLEVELTATVNLPAGACVEAGETTLPAEKLFVICKTLSDEMVSLDANESRCLVVGGKAKYTLKTLPAQDFPSIGAPNINTWLQILRTTLFDLISHTRFAMATQDVRHYLTGMLFEINGDKLTAVATDGHRLAVAHRALESSYDERRVIMPGKAVGELERLLGEIAKNSQDEPVSLGFDEEFMQVSLAFSDDSEYRGMQVGMVARLIEGRFPDYRRVLPSGHDKVAVFNKEEMGEVLRRLSILVSKDAPGVLFHFAQADTVKVSVNNREQDAAEENLAVSYQGEPLEVSFNEAYLRAVLRVLDGDIRIEMTEAVKPALIYQVGDEMNHQYVVMPMRV, encoded by the coding sequence ATGAAATTAACCATCAATCGTGACATTTTAATCAATGCCATTAGCCTAGTTGCTAAAGCTGCCGACAAGCACCACCGCATCGGTCCTATTTTGGCGAATATCAAATTTGTCTTGACGCAAGATGTCTTGACGCTGGTGGCATCTGATTTGGAGGTGGAGCTTACTGCCACGGTCAATTTGCCAGCAGGGGCGTGCGTTGAGGCGGGCGAGACGACTTTGCCTGCCGAAAAGCTGTTTGTTATTTGTAAGACCTTGTCTGATGAGATGGTGTCGCTGGATGCCAATGAAAGCCGCTGTTTGGTCGTGGGAGGTAAGGCAAAGTACACTCTAAAAACCCTGCCAGCCCAAGATTTCCCAAGTATTGGTGCGCCAAACATCAACACTTGGTTGCAGATTTTGCGTACGACGCTGTTTGATCTGATCAGCCACACTCGCTTTGCGATGGCGACCCAAGATGTGCGTCATTATCTGACTGGAATGCTTTTTGAAATCAATGGCGATAAATTGACCGCCGTGGCGACAGATGGGCACCGTCTGGCGGTGGCGCACCGAGCTTTGGAGTCAAGCTACGATGAGCGCCGTGTGATCATGCCGGGTAAGGCAGTGGGCGAGCTTGAGCGTCTGCTTGGTGAGATTGCCAAAAATAGCCAAGATGAGCCTGTGTCGCTTGGCTTTGATGAGGAATTTATGCAAGTATCGCTGGCGTTCAGTGACGACAGTGAGTATCGTGGTATGCAGGTGGGTATGGTGGCGCGCCTGATCGAGGGTAGGTTCCCTGATTATCGTCGTGTGCTGCCGTCAGGTCATGATAAAGTGGCGGTTTTTAACAAAGAAGAGATGGGTGAGGTGCTGCGCCGCCTGTCCATTTTGGTGAGTAAAGATGCACCGGGTGTGCTGTTTCATTTTGCCCAAGCGGACACCGTCAAGGTGAGTGTCAATAACCGTGAGCAAGATGCCGCCGAAGAGAATCTGGCGGTCAGCTACCAAGGCGAGCCATTGGAAGTGTCATTCAATGAGGCGTATTTGCGTGCGGTACTGCGTGTGCTTGATGGCGACATTCGCATTGAGATGACCGAGGCCGTCAAGCCTGCTTTGATTTATCAAGTGGGCGATGAGATGAATCATCAGTATGTCGTCATGCCAATGCGTGTCTAA
- the recF gene encoding DNA replication/repair protein RecF (All proteins in this family for which functions are known are DNA-binding proteins that assist the filamentation of RecA onto DNA for the initiation of recombination or recombinational repair.): MIHELRIHALRNLSQASLSVTQCNVIVGKNGSGKTSLLEAVFLLSRGKSFRHHEPKRYIQHHAKSCAVWACIDHQKTIAIQKQLDSAGLASTLLKVNQTTVHSQSALSFLLPTLLIDPTGMSVLEEGSASRRQLLDWLAFHVETRFYPTWLSYQRLLKQRNALLKSAHLPTAELVAWDRELSVSAQALHECRQAVFGRWQGFFGAMVARLLPDYEGQLQLSYQAGFDVQAGLFETLKSRLHQDRELGYTRIGAHRADVVITLKNTSEQGDRLKEQAVNVLSRGEKKLLITALKLSQLQLICEHLHDIKPVVLIDDVDAELDQRAVGVLLDTVLDLPCQLFITSLQEATAKQVQDKMAQLGKDEEQFSLFHVEHGVIKKQENSGE; the protein is encoded by the coding sequence ATGATTCATGAGTTACGCATTCATGCTTTGAGAAATTTAAGCCAAGCGTCGCTGTCTGTCACCCAGTGTAATGTGATTGTCGGCAAAAATGGCAGTGGCAAAACATCGCTGTTGGAGGCGGTGTTTTTGCTTTCTCGTGGCAAAAGTTTTCGCCATCACGAGCCAAAACGCTACATTCAGCACCACGCCAAAAGCTGTGCGGTGTGGGCGTGCATTGATCATCAAAAAACCATCGCCATTCAAAAACAGCTAGACTCGGCAGGTCTTGCCAGCACCTTATTAAAAGTCAATCAAACCACCGTCCATAGCCAAAGTGCGTTGTCTTTTTTATTGCCAACTTTGCTCATTGATCCGACGGGTATGTCTGTATTGGAGGAGGGTAGTGCCAGTCGCAGACAGCTGCTTGACTGGCTGGCGTTTCATGTGGAAACACGATTTTATCCAACTTGGCTGTCTTATCAAAGGCTTTTAAAACAGCGTAATGCTTTATTAAAATCCGCCCATCTGCCGACAGCGGAGCTTGTGGCGTGGGATCGTGAGCTGTCGGTGTCTGCTCAGGCTTTGCATGAGTGTCGCCAAGCGGTGTTTGGGCGTTGGCAGGGCTTTTTTGGGGCGATGGTTGCTCGGCTACTGCCTGATTATGAAGGGCAATTACAGCTGTCTTATCAGGCAGGTTTTGATGTGCAGGCAGGCTTATTTGAGACGCTAAAAAGTCGCCTACACCAAGACAGAGAGCTTGGCTATACACGCATAGGAGCTCATCGTGCTGATGTCGTCATTACCCTAAAAAACACCAGCGAGCAGGGCGACAGGCTCAAAGAGCAGGCGGTCAATGTGCTGTCTCGTGGCGAGAAAAAGCTGCTCATCACCGCACTCAAACTGTCGCAGTTGCAGCTGATTTGTGAGCATTTGCACGACATCAAGCCTGTGGTGCTGATTGATGATGTGGATGCTGAGCTTGATCAAAGGGCGGTGGGCGTACTGCTAGATACGGTGCTGGATTTGCCTTGTCAGCTTTTTATCACAAGCCTGCAAGAGGCGACCGCCAAGCAAGTACAAGACAAGATGGCACAGCTTGGGAAAGATGAAGAGCAGTTTTCATTGTTTCATGTGGAACATGGTGTGATAAAAAAGCAAGAA